The Stenotrophomonas rhizophila genome has a window encoding:
- a CDS encoding nucleotidyltransferase family protein, protein MINAHAAVVLAAGASTRLGRPKQLLRRDGETLLHRMVRLAAGTVPSVLVVVLPEASGPLTDAVADLECVQALNPQPQRGMGSSLVVAAPMVQASARVLVVACDQPALEAAHLQALLDSASQSTSGCAATLLRGTLGVPAVVPGAWFADLADGQGDSGFRARLRALEPGTVGVLHAPALALDIDTPDDLRAAHELGLIDD, encoded by the coding sequence GTGATCAACGCCCATGCCGCCGTGGTGCTCGCCGCTGGCGCAAGCACGCGGCTGGGCCGCCCCAAGCAGCTGCTGCGCCGCGATGGCGAGACCCTGCTGCACCGCATGGTCCGGTTGGCAGCAGGCACCGTACCTTCGGTGCTGGTGGTGGTGCTGCCCGAGGCGTCTGGACCGCTCACCGATGCGGTGGCCGACCTCGAATGCGTGCAGGCGCTCAATCCACAGCCGCAGCGCGGCATGGGCAGCAGCCTGGTGGTCGCCGCGCCGATGGTCCAGGCCTCCGCACGGGTGCTTGTGGTCGCCTGCGACCAGCCCGCGCTGGAGGCTGCGCATCTGCAGGCGTTGCTGGACAGTGCCAGCCAGTCAACCTCAGGCTGCGCGGCCACCCTGTTGCGGGGCACGCTCGGCGTGCCGGCGGTGGTGCCCGGCGCATGGTTCGCCGATCTCGCCGACGGCCAGGGTGACAGCGGCTTCCGCGCACGGCTGCGCGCGCTGGAACCCGGAACGGTCGGCGTGCTGCACGCCCCTGCCCTCGCGCTGGATATCGATACCCCGGACGATCTGCGCGCCGCGCACGAACTCGGCCTGATCGACGACTGA
- the paoC gene encoding aldehyde oxidoreductase molybdenum-binding subunit PaoC yields the protein MKFDTPAGKNPIDQLKVVGQPLNRIDGPLKTTGHAPYAYERHDAVAAPAYGYVVTAGIAKGRVSSMELDAARRSPGVLAIVTADNAGPLQKSQRNTAALLGGPEISHYHQALALVVAETFEQARAAAGLVKVRYTTQKGAYDLAAAKKAGTNFQKTDPDARVGDFEKAFGEAPVTLDALYHTPDQSHAMMEPHATLAAWEGDKLTVWTSNQMIDWGKSDLAKTLGLPKENVRLVSPYIGGGFGGKLFVRSDVLLAALGARAAKRPVKVALSRPQIANNTTHRPATLQRIRLGATAQGTLTAIGHESWSGNLPGGSPEEAIQQTKLMYAGANRLAGLRLAHLDLPEGNAMRAPGETPGLMALEIAMDEMAEKLGLDPVEFRIRNDTQVDPANPERPFSKRQLVQCLRDGAQRFGWDKRNARPGQQRDGRWLVGMGVAAGFRNNLVMKSGARVRLDATGQVTVETDMTDIGTGSYTILGQTAAEMLGVPLEKVTVKLGDSSFPASAGSGGQWGANSSTAGVFAACTKLREAVATKLGLDPATATFADGQVSAGGKRFALGKAAADGELVVEDTIEFAELEEKFQQSTFAAHFVEVGVDVATGESRIRRMLAVCAAGRILNPKTARSQVIGAMTMGVGAALSEELAVDTRLGFFVNHDLAGYEVPVHADIPHQEVVFLDETDPVSSPMKAKGVGELGLCGVSAAVANAIYNATGTRVREYPITLDKLLAGLPALG from the coding sequence ACGAACGCCACGACGCGGTGGCCGCGCCGGCATACGGCTACGTGGTCACCGCCGGCATCGCCAAGGGCCGGGTCAGCAGCATGGAACTGGATGCCGCACGCCGCTCCCCGGGGGTGCTGGCCATCGTCACCGCCGACAACGCCGGGCCATTGCAGAAGTCGCAACGCAATACCGCCGCGCTGCTGGGCGGGCCGGAGATCTCGCATTACCACCAGGCGCTGGCGCTGGTGGTGGCCGAGACCTTTGAACAGGCGCGTGCCGCGGCCGGCCTGGTCAAGGTCCGCTACACCACGCAGAAAGGCGCTTACGACCTGGCCGCGGCGAAGAAGGCCGGCACCAATTTCCAGAAGACCGACCCGGACGCCCGCGTGGGCGATTTCGAGAAGGCCTTCGGCGAGGCACCGGTGACCTTGGATGCGCTGTACCACACCCCCGACCAGTCGCACGCGATGATGGAACCGCACGCCACCCTCGCCGCGTGGGAAGGCGACAAGCTCACGGTGTGGACCTCCAACCAGATGATCGACTGGGGCAAGTCCGACCTGGCCAAGACCCTGGGATTACCGAAGGAAAACGTGCGCCTGGTTTCGCCGTACATCGGCGGCGGCTTTGGCGGCAAGCTGTTCGTCCGTTCGGACGTGCTGCTGGCGGCATTGGGTGCGCGCGCAGCGAAGCGCCCGGTCAAGGTCGCGCTGTCGCGCCCGCAGATCGCCAACAACACCACCCATCGCCCGGCCACGCTGCAGCGTATCCGGCTGGGTGCCACCGCGCAGGGGACGCTCACCGCGATCGGTCACGAATCGTGGTCGGGCAACCTGCCCGGCGGCTCCCCCGAAGAAGCAATCCAGCAGACCAAGCTGATGTATGCAGGCGCAAACCGGCTGGCCGGCTTGCGCTTGGCGCACCTGGACCTGCCGGAAGGCAACGCCATGCGCGCGCCGGGCGAAACCCCGGGGCTGATGGCGCTGGAAATCGCGATGGATGAAATGGCCGAGAAGCTCGGCCTGGATCCGGTCGAGTTCCGCATCCGCAATGACACCCAGGTGGACCCGGCCAATCCGGAACGACCCTTCTCCAAACGCCAGTTGGTGCAGTGCCTGCGCGACGGTGCGCAGCGCTTTGGATGGGACAAGCGCAATGCGCGCCCCGGCCAGCAGCGCGATGGCCGCTGGCTGGTGGGCATGGGCGTTGCCGCCGGCTTCCGCAACAACCTGGTGATGAAGTCGGGTGCGCGCGTGCGCCTGGATGCCACGGGCCAGGTCACGGTGGAAACCGACATGACCGACATCGGCACCGGCAGCTACACCATCCTGGGCCAGACCGCCGCAGAGATGCTGGGCGTGCCCCTTGAGAAGGTGACGGTGAAGCTGGGCGATTCCAGCTTCCCGGCCTCGGCGGGTTCCGGCGGCCAATGGGGCGCCAACAGTTCCACTGCCGGCGTGTTCGCCGCCTGCACCAAGCTGCGCGAGGCGGTGGCGACGAAACTGGGATTGGACCCGGCCACCGCGACCTTTGCCGACGGCCAGGTCAGCGCCGGCGGCAAGCGCTTCGCGCTGGGCAAGGCCGCAGCCGACGGCGAGCTGGTGGTGGAAGACACCATCGAGTTCGCCGAGCTGGAGGAGAAATTCCAGCAGTCCACCTTCGCCGCGCACTTCGTGGAAGTGGGCGTGGATGTCGCCACCGGCGAAAGCCGCATCCGGCGCATGCTGGCGGTGTGCGCCGCTGGGCGCATCCTCAACCCCAAAACCGCGCGCAGCCAGGTGATCGGCGCCATGACCATGGGCGTGGGTGCGGCCTTGTCGGAAGAGCTGGCAGTGGACACGCGGCTGGGCTTCTTCGTCAACCACGACCTGGCCGGCTACGAAGTGCCCGTGCATGCCGACATTCCCCACCAGGAGGTGGTGTTCCTGGACGAGACCGACCCGGTGTCGTCACCGATGAAGGCCAAGGGCGTGGGCGAGCTCGGCCTGTGCGGTGTCAGTGCGGCGGTGGCCAATGCGATCTACAACGCCACCGGCACCCGCGTGCGCGAGTATCCGATCACGCTGGACAAACTGCTGGCCGGGCTGCCCGCGCTGGGATGA
- a CDS encoding XdhC family protein produces the protein MSAGLASTPLDAEDGNPGLVFEATLDALRAGRRAALAVVLETEGSTYTRAGTVVLFADHGHVGWLSGGCLEPEIERRAMQAVDDNSLAWMEIDTRDDDALFAGNAVGCRGRQRVVLIPLASLAGIHSVLDPWLRGEGTLELRLHGDGTLQWRCGDMGLSHGIASPRVDWEAPRREWQLQWRRAPSVVVLGAGPEAAPLLPLLVGLGWRVEVREPRPRWQGRLAAVVPPDQRSGATAGSFTDCSTRWTNGPLPDAVLVMHHNFELDREALDALAATSIPFIGLLGPGRRRDDLFKLLPPQARAALSPRLRSPIGLGLGGRGPEAIALSIAAQLQAWRHGVPEVP, from the coding sequence ATGAGTGCCGGCCTGGCCAGTACGCCCCTGGATGCCGAGGACGGTAACCCCGGCCTCGTGTTCGAGGCGACCCTCGACGCGCTGCGCGCGGGTCGCCGCGCGGCGCTGGCGGTGGTGCTGGAAACCGAAGGGTCCACCTATACGCGCGCCGGCACGGTGGTGCTGTTTGCCGATCACGGCCACGTCGGCTGGCTCAGCGGTGGCTGCCTCGAGCCGGAGATTGAACGCCGCGCCATGCAGGCCGTGGACGACAACAGCTTGGCATGGATGGAGATCGATACCCGCGACGATGACGCGTTGTTTGCCGGCAACGCGGTGGGATGCCGCGGGCGGCAACGGGTGGTGTTGATTCCGCTGGCGTCGCTTGCCGGCATCCACAGCGTGCTTGATCCGTGGCTGCGGGGAGAGGGGACGCTGGAGCTCAGGCTGCACGGTGACGGAACGCTGCAATGGCGTTGTGGCGACATGGGCCTTTCCCATGGCATCGCCAGTCCGCGGGTTGACTGGGAAGCGCCTCGCCGGGAGTGGCAGCTGCAATGGCGGCGTGCGCCGAGCGTGGTGGTGTTGGGCGCGGGCCCGGAGGCCGCGCCGTTGCTGCCCCTGCTGGTGGGCCTGGGATGGCGGGTAGAGGTGCGTGAGCCGCGCCCACGGTGGCAGGGGCGGCTTGCTGCTGTCGTGCCACCCGACCAACGGTCGGGTGCAACCGCGGGTTCGTTTACCGATTGCAGCACGCGGTGGACCAACGGGCCGCTTCCGGATGCGGTGCTGGTGATGCACCACAATTTCGAGCTGGACCGGGAAGCGTTGGACGCCCTGGCGGCAACCTCGATTCCCTTCATCGGATTGCTGGGGCCAGGCCGAAGGCGCGACGACCTGTTCAAACTGCTGCCCCCGCAAGCACGGGCAGCGCTGTCCCCTCGCCTGCGCTCGCCGATCGGGCTGGGGCTGGGTGGGCGGGGGCCGGAGGCCATTGCGCTCAGCATTGCCGCCCAGCTGCAGGCATGGCGGCACGGCGTGCCGGAAGTGCCGTGA
- the pip gene encoding prolyl aminopeptidase, with translation MRTLYPPTTPFREHHLPVDDLHTLYVEECGTPGGIPVVFLHGGPGAGVSPTHRRFFDPARYRIVLIDQRGSGRSTPFGELRDNTTAHLVADIETVRAWLGIERWLVFGGSWGSTLALAYAQAHSDRATGVIVRGVYLGRAEENRWFNEADGGARWVFPERWARYAAHLPEEAHGNMIEAYWQRMNSDDSATRIAAAQAWLGWEDFAATLVHEVDAVSDADPLETLAKARIEAHYFRHNAFLEHGQLLRDIDRIRHLPGVIVQGRYDIICPPRSAWDLSQAWPEAKLEMVLSGHSATEPATVDALVRATDAFADQAAAYAG, from the coding sequence ATGCGCACGCTCTATCCGCCGACCACCCCGTTCCGGGAGCACCACCTCCCGGTCGATGACCTGCATACGCTGTATGTGGAGGAATGCGGAACCCCAGGCGGCATCCCGGTGGTGTTCCTGCATGGCGGCCCCGGTGCAGGCGTATCGCCGACGCACCGGCGCTTCTTCGATCCGGCGCGTTACCGGATCGTGCTGATCGACCAGCGCGGCAGCGGCCGCTCCACGCCGTTCGGCGAACTGCGCGACAACACCACCGCGCACCTGGTGGCCGATATCGAAACCGTGCGTGCCTGGCTGGGCATCGAACGCTGGCTGGTGTTCGGTGGCTCGTGGGGTTCCACGCTGGCACTGGCGTATGCGCAGGCGCACTCCGACCGTGCCACCGGTGTGATCGTACGCGGCGTCTACCTGGGCCGTGCCGAAGAGAACCGCTGGTTCAATGAAGCCGATGGCGGTGCGCGCTGGGTGTTTCCCGAGCGCTGGGCGCGCTATGCCGCCCATCTGCCGGAGGAAGCGCACGGCAACATGATTGAAGCCTATTGGCAGCGCATGAACAGCGACGACAGCGCCACCCGCATCGCGGCCGCGCAGGCCTGGCTGGGCTGGGAAGACTTCGCCGCCACGCTGGTGCACGAGGTCGATGCCGTGTCCGACGCCGACCCGCTGGAGACCCTGGCCAAGGCGCGGATCGAGGCGCACTACTTCCGCCACAACGCCTTTCTCGAACACGGCCAGCTGCTGCGCGACATCGATCGCATCCGCCACCTGCCCGGGGTGATCGTGCAGGGGCGCTACGACATCATCTGCCCGCCGCGCAGTGCCTGGGACCTGTCCCAGGCATGGCCGGAAGCGAAGCTGGAGATGGTGCTCTCCGGCCACAGCGCGACCGAGCCGGCCACGGTGGACGCGCTGGTGCGCGCCACCGATGCGTTCGCCGATCAGGCCGCGGCGTACGCCGGGTAA
- a CDS encoding alkene reductase, with translation MTSLFTPFDLAGTPLRNRVVMAPLTRARAPNDIADERIALYYAQRATAGLIVSEGTPISQEGQGYLFNPGIFRPEQIEGWRLVTNSVHAVGGRIVAQLWHVGRVSHPTIQADGRLPVSASSKQPMGAQAFGYDETGTPTLVAPPAPRQLATDEIARIVGEFAQAAANAIDAGFDGVEIHGANGYLFEQFMNPLVNDRTDQYAADTMENRLRFTLEVIDAVVARIGAARTGIRLSPYGQLFDMPLHDAIDETYGVLSKAIGERGLAFVHLMDQSGFKVGDVVVDPGAEGGFQGLLRTLKGNLPNTALILAGGLDRARAEQLIDAGLIDLAAFGTPFIANPDLVARLQNGWPLNTPDRTTFYGGGAKGYTDYPAYAAA, from the coding sequence ATGACGTCCTTGTTCACCCCGTTCGATCTCGCCGGCACGCCGCTCCGCAACCGCGTGGTGATGGCGCCGCTGACCCGCGCCCGCGCGCCCAACGACATCGCCGACGAGCGCATTGCGCTCTATTACGCCCAGCGCGCCACCGCCGGCCTGATCGTGAGCGAAGGCACCCCCATCTCGCAGGAAGGGCAGGGTTACCTGTTCAATCCGGGCATCTTCCGCCCGGAGCAGATCGAGGGCTGGCGCCTGGTCACCAACTCGGTACATGCCGTGGGCGGCCGCATCGTGGCCCAGCTCTGGCACGTGGGCCGGGTTTCGCACCCGACCATCCAGGCCGACGGCCGCCTGCCGGTGAGCGCCAGCTCCAAGCAGCCGATGGGCGCGCAGGCGTTCGGCTACGATGAGACCGGTACGCCGACCCTGGTAGCACCGCCGGCGCCGCGCCAGCTGGCCACCGACGAGATCGCACGCATCGTGGGTGAGTTCGCGCAGGCGGCGGCCAATGCCATCGACGCCGGCTTCGACGGCGTGGAAATCCACGGCGCGAACGGCTACCTGTTCGAGCAGTTCATGAACCCGCTGGTCAACGACCGTACCGATCAGTACGCGGCAGACACCATGGAAAACCGCCTGCGCTTCACCCTGGAGGTGATCGATGCGGTGGTGGCCCGCATCGGTGCGGCGCGCACCGGCATCCGCCTGTCGCCCTACGGGCAGCTGTTCGACATGCCGTTGCACGACGCCATCGACGAAACCTACGGCGTGCTGAGCAAGGCCATCGGCGAGCGTGGGCTGGCCTTCGTCCACCTGATGGACCAGTCCGGGTTCAAGGTGGGCGATGTGGTGGTCGACCCCGGCGCCGAAGGTGGCTTCCAGGGCCTGCTGCGCACCCTCAAGGGCAACCTGCCCAACACCGCGTTGATCCTCGCCGGTGGGCTGGACCGTGCACGCGCCGAGCAGTTGATCGACGCCGGGCTGATCGACCTGGCCGCCTTCGGCACGCCGTTCATCGCCAACCCGGACCTGGTGGCACGCCTGCAGAACGGCTGGCCGCTCAACACGCCGGACCGCACCACGTTCTACGGCGGTGGCGCGAAGGGCTACACCGATTACCCGGCGTACGCCGCGGCCTGA
- a CDS encoding ATP-dependent helicase, protein MTPSPAAALTLFEPATSAWFASAFPTPTPVQTAAWRAIGAGEHTLVIAPTGSGKTLAAFLHAIDQLYRARQQEAARAGASKAAQRRTRVLYLSPIKALGADVQRNLQVPLQGVDAERERRGDPAVALTVGIRTGDTPVAERARLLRRPPDILITTPESLFLMLTSKARETLREVDTVIVDEIHAVAGSKRGTHLALSLERLDALLQVPAQRIGLSATVRPVEQVAGFLGGDRPVTVVDPASPRKLDVSIVVPVEDMADLPPHAGPGAEREQSGRVGSIWPHVEASILDQVLARRSTIVFANSRGVAEKLTARLNELHAERTARAAGQPPVAPVPEQYGSFTGSTVSRVVASPELIARSHHGSVSKEQRRDIEQSLKDGSLRCVVATSSLELGIDMGLVDLVIQVAAPPSVASALQRIGRASHQVGGTSTGLVYPRTRRDLIDATVAIERVLEGRIEAVDPPRNPLDVLAQQTVAAASMEPLDVDAWYARVRRAAPYRSLPRSAFDATLDMLAGRYPSDDFAGFRPRLVWNRQSGELSARPGAKQLAVTSAGTIPDRGMYSVMLPEGEERAGSRRVGELDEEMVHESRVNDVITLGATSWRIERITHDQVVVTPAPGRSARLPFWRGEGVGRPAELGEAVGAFLAALDAEAGNDTLAPALLTRLQGAGLQPNAIANIIGLLDEQRAATGVLPTDHRLVVERCRDESGDWRVMLHSPYGRRIHDPWALALAGRIQERWGVDPAVVASDDGIIVRIPDSSGRLPGAELFLFEPERLRREVTLAVGGSALFAARFRECAARALLLPRSKPGKRSPLWQQRLRAAELLAIAQRYPEFPILIEAARECLQDVYDLDALDTLMQRLADGRIEIAEVTTEVPSPFAANLLFGYVAEFMYGTDVPLAERRASVLSLDAGLLGDLLGQVDLGELLDPAVVEQVGLELQRLAPGRQANGREGLADLLRELGPLSATDIAARLIDADSVGTHLRSLQGEQRIVSVQVAGRPVWAAVEDAARLRDALAVELPGGIPAVFLQPSSDPLGELLGRYARTHAAFTTGDAARHWGLGVAVVDAALEHLAGQGKVLSGHFGAGNARDDGADAATVPLARREWVGEAVFQRLRLRSLQAAREATRPASREAYAALLLERHGLVADATVASRSSAVPAHGALEGGDGVLRVIELLAGVPMPVSAWEHQILSARVADYTPTMLDELLATGTVAWVGHGRLGEDDGLVSLHVQEGMGETLPVVQAIEPSPLQAALLTVMSDGGAFFARQLATAVQARLAAAGVDDVVVDAETLHTALWELAWAGRVTTDLWTPLRNLSATRPARPRATTTARQNRYARGRAMMDPLGAAGGLQPMATTLATPTLAGRWSLLQRPLVSDTVRAVALANGLLERHGIVTRGAAIAEGIAGGFPALVQVYRGMEDAGRVLRGRFVEGMGGAQFAERGMVDALREVAEAQQPGRVGFSVGLSAADPANPFGPVLPWPAHRVSQRPVRRPGALVVIGGGRLRMYLAQGGRQLLTWFEPGAPGEDAALTAAAQALVIALRRGRRMTFTLELIDDAPIQRDAVTEALRAAGFSSAPRGLDWQP, encoded by the coding sequence ATGACGCCTTCGCCCGCTGCCGCCCTGACGTTGTTCGAACCCGCCACCAGCGCCTGGTTCGCCTCGGCGTTTCCCACGCCCACCCCGGTACAGACCGCGGCGTGGCGCGCCATCGGTGCGGGCGAGCACACGCTGGTGATCGCGCCGACCGGATCGGGCAAGACCCTGGCGGCGTTCCTGCACGCCATCGACCAGCTATACCGGGCACGGCAGCAGGAGGCCGCGCGCGCCGGCGCGTCGAAGGCCGCGCAGCGCCGCACCCGTGTGCTCTACCTGTCGCCGATCAAAGCGCTTGGCGCCGATGTACAGCGCAACCTGCAGGTGCCGTTGCAGGGCGTGGACGCCGAGCGGGAACGGCGGGGCGATCCCGCGGTCGCGCTGACGGTCGGCATCCGCACCGGCGACACTCCCGTGGCTGAACGTGCGCGACTGCTGCGGAGGCCGCCGGACATCCTGATCACCACGCCCGAATCGCTGTTCCTGATGCTGACTTCGAAGGCGCGCGAGACCCTGCGCGAGGTCGATACCGTGATCGTGGATGAAATCCATGCGGTGGCCGGCAGCAAACGCGGCACCCATCTGGCGCTCAGCCTGGAGCGGCTGGACGCATTGCTGCAGGTGCCCGCGCAGCGCATCGGCCTGTCGGCCACGGTGCGCCCGGTGGAGCAGGTGGCGGGGTTCCTGGGCGGCGACCGGCCGGTCACCGTGGTCGACCCGGCCAGCCCGCGCAAGCTGGACGTCAGCATCGTGGTGCCGGTGGAGGACATGGCGGACCTGCCACCCCACGCAGGGCCGGGCGCGGAAAGGGAGCAGAGCGGACGGGTGGGCTCGATCTGGCCGCACGTGGAAGCAAGCATCCTCGACCAGGTGCTGGCGCGGCGCTCCACCATCGTGTTCGCCAACTCACGCGGGGTGGCCGAGAAGCTGACCGCGCGGCTCAATGAACTGCATGCCGAACGCACCGCACGCGCGGCCGGCCAGCCGCCTGTCGCGCCCGTACCCGAGCAGTACGGCTCGTTCACCGGCAGCACGGTGTCGCGGGTGGTGGCCAGCCCCGAGCTGATCGCGCGCTCCCACCACGGCTCGGTGTCCAAGGAACAGCGGCGCGACATCGAGCAGTCGCTCAAGGACGGTTCGCTGCGCTGCGTGGTGGCGACCTCCAGCCTGGAGCTGGGCATCGACATGGGGCTGGTGGACCTGGTCATCCAGGTCGCTGCGCCGCCGTCGGTGGCCAGTGCGCTGCAGCGGATCGGCCGGGCCAGCCACCAGGTCGGCGGCACCTCCACCGGGCTGGTCTACCCGCGCACGCGACGTGACCTGATCGACGCCACCGTGGCGATCGAGCGGGTGCTGGAAGGGCGCATCGAAGCGGTGGATCCGCCGCGCAACCCGCTGGACGTGCTGGCCCAGCAGACCGTGGCGGCGGCCTCGATGGAGCCGCTGGATGTCGACGCCTGGTATGCGCGCGTGCGTCGCGCGGCGCCGTACCGCAGCCTGCCGCGCAGTGCGTTCGATGCCACCCTGGACATGCTGGCCGGGCGCTACCCGTCCGACGACTTCGCCGGCTTCCGCCCGCGCCTGGTGTGGAACCGGCAGAGCGGTGAACTGAGCGCACGGCCGGGGGCCAAGCAGCTGGCGGTGACCAGCGCCGGGACCATTCCCGACCGTGGCATGTACAGCGTGATGCTGCCCGAAGGCGAAGAACGTGCCGGCTCGCGCCGGGTCGGCGAGCTGGACGAGGAAATGGTCCACGAATCACGGGTCAATGACGTGATCACGCTGGGCGCCACTTCCTGGCGGATCGAGCGGATCACGCATGACCAGGTCGTGGTCACGCCCGCGCCCGGGCGCTCGGCACGGCTGCCGTTCTGGCGGGGCGAAGGCGTGGGCCGCCCGGCGGAACTGGGTGAGGCGGTGGGCGCGTTCCTGGCCGCGCTGGATGCCGAAGCGGGCAACGACACGCTTGCGCCGGCGTTGCTCACGCGCTTGCAGGGTGCGGGTCTGCAGCCCAATGCTATCGCGAACATCATTGGCCTGCTGGATGAGCAGCGCGCGGCAACCGGCGTGCTGCCGACCGACCACCGGCTGGTGGTGGAACGCTGCCGTGACGAATCCGGCGATTGGCGGGTGATGCTGCATTCGCCCTATGGACGGCGCATCCACGATCCCTGGGCGCTGGCACTGGCAGGGCGCATCCAGGAACGCTGGGGCGTGGACCCTGCGGTGGTGGCCAGCGATGACGGCATCATCGTGCGCATTCCCGATTCGTCAGGGCGGCTGCCCGGCGCCGAGCTGTTCCTGTTCGAGCCCGAACGGCTGCGCCGTGAGGTGACGCTGGCCGTGGGCGGTTCAGCGCTGTTTGCCGCACGGTTCCGCGAGTGCGCGGCGCGGGCCCTGTTGCTGCCGCGAAGCAAGCCGGGAAAGCGCTCACCGCTGTGGCAGCAGCGCCTGCGCGCCGCCGAGCTGCTCGCCATCGCGCAGCGCTATCCGGAGTTCCCGATCCTGATCGAGGCGGCGCGCGAGTGCCTGCAGGATGTCTACGACCTGGATGCGCTGGACACGCTGATGCAGCGTCTGGCGGATGGGCGCATCGAGATCGCCGAGGTCACCACCGAGGTGCCGTCTCCGTTTGCCGCCAACCTGCTGTTCGGCTACGTGGCCGAGTTCATGTATGGCACCGATGTGCCGCTGGCCGAGCGCCGCGCGTCGGTGCTGTCGCTGGATGCCGGGCTGCTGGGTGACCTGCTCGGCCAGGTGGATCTGGGTGAACTGCTTGATCCCGCCGTTGTGGAACAGGTGGGGCTGGAGTTGCAGCGGTTGGCACCGGGGCGGCAGGCGAACGGCAGGGAGGGGCTTGCCGACCTGCTGCGCGAGCTGGGCCCGTTGAGCGCAACGGACATCGCAGCGCGCCTCATCGACGCAGACAGCGTCGGCACGCATCTGCGTTCGCTCCAGGGCGAGCAGCGCATCGTTTCCGTCCAGGTGGCCGGGCGGCCGGTCTGGGCCGCCGTGGAGGACGCCGCCCGCTTGCGGGATGCGCTCGCCGTTGAACTACCAGGCGGCATACCCGCCGTGTTCCTGCAGCCTTCCAGCGACCCGTTGGGCGAGCTGCTTGGACGCTACGCGCGAACCCATGCGGCATTCACCACGGGCGATGCAGCCCGCCACTGGGGGCTGGGCGTGGCCGTGGTGGATGCGGCGCTGGAGCATCTGGCCGGACAGGGCAAGGTGCTCAGTGGTCATTTCGGCGCGGGGAACGCGCGCGACGACGGCGCCGATGCTGCAACGGTTCCGTTGGCGCGCCGCGAATGGGTAGGCGAAGCGGTGTTCCAGCGCCTGCGCCTGCGCTCCCTGCAGGCCGCGCGTGAAGCGACCCGTCCGGCCAGCCGTGAAGCGTATGCAGCGCTGCTGCTGGAGCGGCATGGGCTGGTGGCCGACGCGACGGTGGCATCGCGCTCCAGCGCGGTACCCGCGCACGGCGCACTGGAAGGTGGCGATGGCGTCCTGCGCGTGATCGAGCTGCTGGCCGGCGTTCCGATGCCGGTGTCGGCGTGGGAGCACCAGATCCTGTCGGCGCGGGTAGCCGACTACACCCCGACGATGCTGGACGAACTGCTGGCGACCGGCACGGTGGCGTGGGTGGGTCATGGCCGCCTGGGCGAGGATGACGGTCTGGTGTCGCTTCACGTGCAGGAGGGCATGGGCGAAACGCTGCCTGTCGTGCAGGCGATCGAACCTTCGCCCCTGCAGGCCGCGCTGTTGACGGTAATGTCCGATGGCGGTGCGTTCTTTGCACGACAACTGGCCACTGCGGTGCAGGCGCGCCTGGCTGCTGCCGGCGTGGACGACGTCGTAGTCGATGCCGAGACGCTGCACACCGCGCTGTGGGAACTGGCATGGGCCGGTCGGGTGACCACCGATCTGTGGACGCCGCTGCGGAACCTGTCGGCCACGCGACCCGCTCGCCCGCGGGCGACGACCACTGCGCGACAGAACCGCTACGCCCGGGGCAGGGCGATGATGGATCCGCTCGGCGCTGCGGGCGGCCTGCAGCCGATGGCGACCACGTTGGCCACGCCTACCCTCGCGGGTCGATGGTCGCTGCTGCAGCGGCCGTTGGTCAGCGACACGGTGCGTGCGGTCGCGCTGGCGAACGGGCTGCTGGAGCGCCACGGTATCGTGACGCGCGGCGCGGCCATTGCCGAAGGCATCGCCGGGGGTTTCCCCGCGCTGGTGCAGGTCTATCGCGGCATGGAGGATGCCGGCCGGGTGCTGCGCGGGCGGTTCGTGGAGGGGATGGGCGGCGCACAGTTCGCCGAACGTGGCATGGTCGATGCCCTGCGTGAGGTAGCCGAGGCGCAGCAGCCCGGGCGGGTCGGGTTCAGCGTGGGACTGTCCGCGGCGGACCCTGCCAATCCGTTTGGTCCGGTGCTGCCATGGCCGGCGCACCGCGTGTCACAGCGGCCGGTACGACGGCCCGGTGCACTGGTGGTGATCGGCGGCGGTCGCCTGCGCATGTACCTGGCCCAGGGCGGGCGGCAACTGCTGACGTGGTTCGAGCCGGGCGCGCCTGGCGAAGACGCGGCGCTGACTGCGGCCGCCCAGGCGCTGGTCATCGCACTGCGACGCGGGCGGCGGATGACGTTCACCCTGGAATTGATCGACGATGCGCCCATCCAACGCGATGCGGTGACCGAGGCACTGCGTGCGGCGGGTTTCTCCAGCGCGCCACGCGGGCTCGACTGGCAACCCTGA